Proteins encoded together in one Calderihabitans maritimus window:
- a CDS encoding COG2426 family protein, with amino-acid sequence MAEWLIYQLKDVHPLWQVFFLSMLPVTELRLAVPIGIALGLSPLSVLLVALAGNFVPVIPLLCLLEPWSRWLSRYSFFERLLAVLFKRTRQKGEKIQKYGSLGLLLFVGIPAPGTGVWTGCLLAFLLGIRFRYAFPAIVGGMVLAGLVVVVASVGAFKLAAYNIWLLLGVVAGVIMVVVLSGRRR; translated from the coding sequence ATGGCTGAATGGTTAATTTATCAGTTAAAAGATGTTCATCCTCTTTGGCAAGTGTTTTTCCTGTCCATGTTACCGGTAACCGAATTGCGTCTGGCCGTCCCCATAGGAATAGCTTTGGGATTATCTCCCTTAAGCGTCCTACTGGTGGCTCTGGCCGGAAATTTTGTGCCAGTAATTCCTTTGCTGTGTTTGTTAGAGCCATGGTCACGCTGGCTCAGCAGGTACAGTTTTTTTGAAAGATTACTGGCGGTTCTTTTTAAACGCACGCGACAGAAAGGGGAAAAAATTCAAAAATACGGATCGCTAGGTCTTCTGCTGTTCGTTGGCATACCGGCTCCCGGAACAGGGGTATGGACAGGATGCCTGTTGGCTTTTCTTTTAGGTATAAGATTTCGTTACGCTTTTCCCGCCATTGTAGGCGGTATGGTTTTGGCAGGATTGGTGGTGGTCGTTGCCAGCGTCGGAGCTTTCAAACTGGCAGCATACAATATCTGGTTATTGCTAGGGGTAGTGGCAGGTGTGATAATGGTCGTGGTTCTGAGCGGTCGCAGGCGCTGA